In one window of Larus michahellis chromosome 10, bLarMic1.1, whole genome shotgun sequence DNA:
- the THOC7 gene encoding THO complex subunit 7, which translates to MGAVTDDEVIRKRLLIDGDGAGDDRRINLLVKSFIKWCNSGSQEEGYSQYQRMLSTLSQCEFSMGKTLLVYDMNLREMENYEKIYKDIENSIAAAHEKISECKKQILQAKRIRKNRQEYDALAKVIQHHPDRHETLKQLEALGKELQHLSHIKENVEDKLELRRKQFHVLLSTIHELQQTLENDEKLSEAEESQETQMETETKQ; encoded by the exons ATGGGGGCCGTGACCGACG ATGAAGTTATCCGCAAGCGACTTCTGATCGATGGCGATGGTGCTGGTGACGACAGGCGGATCAATTTGTTGGTGAAGAGTTTCATTAAGTGGTGTAATTCCGGATCTCAAGAGGAAgg TTACAGCCAGTACCAACGAATGCTGAGTACTTTATCCCAGTGTGAATTTTCAATGGGAAAAACTCTTCTGGTGTATGATATGAatctgagagaaatggaaaattatgAAAAGATCTATAAGGATATAG aaaatagtatAGCTGCAGCACATGAGAAGATTTCTGAATGCAAAAAACAAATCCTGCAAGCAAAAAGGATTCGAAAAAATCGCCAGG aatatgaCGCATTGGCCAAAGTCATACAACACCATCCAGACAGACATGAAACACTGAA GCAGCTAGAAGCTTTGGGAAAAGAACTGCAACATCTTTCtcacattaaagaaaatgttgaGGATAAG TTGGAGCTGAGAAGAAAGCAGTTTCACGTTCTGCTGAGCACCATCCATGAGCTTCAGCAAACCCTGGAAA ATGATGAAAAACTTTCAGAAGCTGAAGAATCTCAAGAAACTCAGATGGAAACAGAGACCAAACAGTAG